The Bifidobacterium coryneforme genome segment CAGTTCTCGACAGCCACTTCGAACCCGTGACGACCTCTGCGGTCCAAATCATCCCGAATGGCCTCAACAGTCCAATACCGATAGCGATCAAGCACATTCCGTCGATCGCCCTGGTCCAGAAGATCGCTGTCGAGTCTCGGATCATAGGCGACGGAACCGGGATCGTCCGGGCGGGGCAAATCAGGATGTTCTTCGGCCCAGGGCCCCAATCCCACTTGCCGGAAGACAGGTTCGCCCGACTCTTTGGCCGCCTGGGTGATGGGATTCGGTTCCCTCATCGCTCCTGGTCCTTGCCCGGGTTGAACTGCTGCTCGTTGAAGGCACAGATGAAGGGCAGGCTGGTCTTCGAATCATCGACCGTATCGACAACCTGGATGGTGGGCAGTCCGCCGTCGAGCTCGCCCAACCCACTAGCGGCTTCAGGGCCGAGCCCTCCGACCAGGGAGGCGATGGCCAGAGGTTCGGCACCCTGCCGCTGGATGATGCTGCAATCGAGACTGAGTTCGTTCCCCTTACGCAGGGTGACCAGTGATGATGTCTGCACATAGGACTTCTGACTGAGCCAGGCATCCAGGAGGATGACCCTCTTCCCCTCAATGGATGGTCCTTTGATGGACGGGTAGACGAAATCCATGACGAAGGCGTTCAGGGCCTGTCCCCTTGAGGCGGCGGCGTGGAGCATGGCATCGGCCAGGGGGACGGCGGCAGCGGTCAGGGCACCGACTGCATCGTAATCATCGACCGAGTAGCCGGCATCTTCGAGGGTATCCAGAAGGACGTGACCGGCCAGCTCCGCACCCTGATGGTCGAAGGTGACCCCGCTGAGTTCCGTAAAGGGGCGCCCGTCAATCTCACGTGACAGGAGTTCCCTCAGCTGATCGATCGGCTCCATCATGCTCCGGGCGGACTGGTCAAGTGCCAGGTCGGGGGTCCCAGTGGGACGGAAGGAGCGGGTCCGTTCTGTGTCTGTTGCCTTGCTCATGCCTACCAGACTAACGCCGGTTGCCAACGGGCAGGCAGTCCAGGCAGGTCAGGCTTCATCTCGGGGACCGTCAGGCAGAACCTCCGGAGCAGTCAGTTCCCGCAGGTTGGCCTTGCCGGAGTCGATCATATTCACCGGGTCGATGACCTTGGTCGGGTCCAGGTTCTGCAACTTCCTGGCCGTAACCAGGACCCTGGATTCCAGTGAGGCGGCGAAATTGTTGTAGGCGGCAACGGTACTGGTGATGGACTTGCCCAACTTGTTGGCACGGTCGCCCAGTACGACGAACCGCTCATAGAGCTCATGGGTCAGTGTGAAAAGCGTCTTGGCATCATCGGTCAGGTTCTGCTGCTGCCAGGCATAGGCCACCGACTTGAGCACGGCCCAGAGGGTGACCGGGGAGGTCAGGGCCACTTTCTGCGCGAAGGCATCATCCATCAAGGTCGGATCCACTTCCAGAGCGGCCTGAAGGAGGGAGTCATTGGGTATGAAGGCCACAACGAAGTCAGGAGCCGTGTCGAAAGCGTTCCAGTACTGCTTGTCGCCCAGAGTCTTGACATGGTCGCGCAAAGCCTTGGCATGGGCCTTGAGGAGATCGTCGCGACGGCGGAGGTCGTCATCCGATGCAGTATCGGGAATCTCGCAGGCCCGCTGGTACTCCGAGTATGGGGCCTTGGCATCGATGGGTATGGTCTT includes the following:
- a CDS encoding orotate phosphoribosyltransferase; this encodes MSKATDTERTRSFRPTGTPDLALDQSARSMMEPIDQLRELLSREIDGRPFTELSGVTFDHQGAELAGHVLLDTLEDAGYSVDDYDAVGALTAAAVPLADAMLHAAASRGQALNAFVMDFVYPSIKGPSIEGKRVILLDAWLSQKSYVQTSSLVTLRKGNELSLDCSIIQRQGAEPLAIASLVGGLGPEAASGLGELDGGLPTIQVVDTVDDSKTSLPFICAFNEQQFNPGKDQER